A stretch of Gossypium hirsutum isolate 1008001.06 chromosome A06, Gossypium_hirsutum_v2.1, whole genome shotgun sequence DNA encodes these proteins:
- the LOC107960139 gene encoding transcription termination factor MTEF1, chloroplastic: MQACRFQLHYPQPLLKHPTTTPPIPKDGGLLFRQKLLYLQSLNINPHKAVNLNPSLRSTPLSSLISLERSLSSVGLSRPSIGRILDMCPLLLTSDPLPPINFLLHEVSLPFPHLPLSLTRCPRLLVSSVPTQLRPTLLFLTSLGLVLNSHTTLLLVSNVENTLKPKINFLQSLGFDEPEVNHMVVRSPGLLTLSVENNMRPKAEFFLEEMEGDLEELKRFPQYFSFSLEKKIKPRHRALVEYGFKLPLSKMLKISDGEFTARLIEMRLQRVHKR; encoded by the coding sequence ATGCAAGCTTGCAGATTCCAACTCCATTATCCTCAACCTCTGCTTAAACATCCGACCACCACCCCACCCATACCCAAAGACGGCGGTCTTCTTTTCCGCCAAAAGCTCCTGTACCTCCAATCCTTAAACATCAATCCCCACAAAGCTGTCAACTTAAACCCTTCCCTCCGTTCCACCCCACTTTCATCTCTCATTTCCCTCGAACGCTCCCTCTCTTCCGTCGGCCTCTCTCGCCCTTCCATCGGCCGTATTCTCGACATGTGCCCCCTCCTCCTTACCTCCGACCCTCTCCCTCCCATTAACTTCCTCCTCCACGAAGTCTCCCTCCCTTTCCCTCATCTCCCTCTCTCCCTCACCCGTTGCCCTCGCCTCTTAGTCTCCTCCGTCCCCACCCAACTCCGCCCAACTCTTCTTTTCCTCACTTCCCTCGGCCTCGTCCTGAATTCCCATACTACCCTTCTCTTAGTTTCCAACGTGGAAAACACGTTGAAACCCAAAATTAACTTCCTTCAATCTCTGGGTTTTGACGAGCCGGAGGTGAACCACATGGTGGTGAGATCACCCGGGCTGTTGACTTTGAGTGTGGAGAACAATATGAGGCCTAAAGCTGAGTTTTTTTTGGAGGAAATGGAAGGTGACTTGGAGGAATTGAAAAGATTTCCTCAGTATTTTTCGTTTagtttagagaaaaaaattaagccGAGGCATAGAGCTTTAGTGGAATATGGGTTCAAATTGCCATTGTCAAAGATGTTAAAGATCAGCGATGGAGAATTTACTGCTAGATTGATTGAGATGCGATTGCAAAGAGTTCATAAGAGAtag
- the LOC107960140 gene encoding C2 and GRAM domain-containing protein At1g03370, translated as MKLVVGVIEARNIPAMHLNGFSDPYVKLQVGKKRYRTKVVKKTLNPSWGEEFIFKVEDFKGELQISVLDEDKFFNDDFVGHVKLPISQVFDAPQKSLGTVWYPLHPKNNRSKNKDLGEVLLNIYFQQKSSSMDMSCNGDNASSSSNCPSPLRLEDSVSSKEEKDKSFKEEKEKSLSQKSLAGRIAQIFNKNSDTAVASSTAGIDLTEMPENSRADVADEKPDDQLSSVSFEEAMKTMESKDQGSEIPSNLPGGVLVDQPYVVSPAELNSLLFSSDSSFPKSLAEMQGSKDPQLGPWKFEDGDSSLKRVYTYIKAPTKMIKATKVTEEQMYIRADAKSFAILVVVSTPDVPYGSTFKTELLYCITPGPELPSGEQSAHLVISWRMNFLQSTMMKGMIENGARQGLKEGFEQFTTLLTQSVKPVDSKDIGLNKEQILGSLQAEPKSDWKLAFQYFANFTVVSTVFMALSVIVHIWLAAPSTIQGLEFVGLDLPDSIGEFIVCGVLVLQGERLLQIISRFMQARAQKGSDHGVKAQGNGWLLTVALIEGSNLATVDSSGYCDPYVVFTCNGKSRTSSIKFQKSSPQWNEIFEFDAMEEPPSVLDIEVFDFDGLFDEATSLGQAEINFLKSNISDLADVWIPLQGKQAQACQSKLHLRIFLDNTRGGHVVKEYLSKMEKEVGKKINLRSPQTNSAFQKLFGLPPEEFLINDFTCHLKRKMPLQGRLFLSARILGFHANIFGHKTKFYFLWEDIEDIQVSPPTLASMGSPIIVITLRLGRGLDARHGARTQDREGRLKFNFQSFVSFSVAHRTIMALWKARSLSPEQKVQIVEEESKTKCLQTEESGSFLGLEDVSMSEIYSTTLSVPISSFIEIFGGGEMDRKAMERAGCLNYSCSPWDSESADVYERQIYFRFDKRVSRFRGEVTSTQQKSPLPDKKGWLIEEVMTLHGVPLGDYFNLHLRYQIEDLKAKGCSVRVLTGIAWLKSTKHRKRIAKNILSNLEDRLKEFFRL; from the exons atgaagcttGTGGTGGGCGTAATTGAAGCAAGAAACATACCGGCAATGCATTTAAACGGCTTCAGTGATCCATACGTGAAGCTTCAGGTAGGAAAAAAGAGGTATAGGACCAAAGTGGTGAAGAAGACATTGAACCCCAGTTGGGGTGAGGAATTCATTTTCAAAGTAGAGGATTTTAAGGGGGAGCTTCAAATCTCTGTGTTGGATGAGGATAAGTTCTTCAATGATGATTTTGTGGGGCATGTTAAACTTCCAATTTCCCAGGTTTTTGATGCGCCCCAGAAATCTCTCGGCACTGTTTGGTATCCCCTCCACCCCAAGAACAATAGGTCCAAGAACAAGGATTTGg GTGAAGTgcttttaaatatctattttcaaCAAAAGAGTTCTTCCATGGACATGAGTTGTAATGGTGATaatgcatcatcatcatcaaactGCCCTTCTCCTTTGAGACTAGAAGATAGCGTGTCTTCCAAGGAAGAGAAAGATAAATCATTCaaggaagagaaagagaaatCATTATCACAAAAATCCCTAGCAGGTCGTATTGCTCAAATCTTTAACAAAAATTCTGACACTGCTGTGGCTAGCTCTACTGCTGGCATTGATTTGACTGAGATGCCTGAAAATTCAAGAGCTGATGTTGCTGATGAGAAGCCTGATGATCAATTATCCTCTGTGTCATTTGAGGAAGCAATGAAAACAATGGAATCTAAAGATCAGGGAAGTGAAATTCCAAGCAATTTACCTGGAGGAGTTCTTGTGGATCAACCATATGTGGTTTCGCCTGCGGAGCTAAACTCTCTACTTTTTTCATCTGATTCAAGTTTTCCTAAGTCATTAGCTGAGATGCAAGGATCAAAGGATCCACAGCTAGGGCCTTGGAAATTTGAAGATGGTGATTCCAGCTTGAAAAGAGTTTATACTTACATCAAGGCACCAACCAAAATGATTAAGGCTACGAAAGTCACCGAGGAGCAAATGTATATAAGAGCTGATGCAAAGAGTTTTGCCATTCTAGTAGTTGTGAGCACTCCCGATGTTCCATATGGGAGCACCTTCAAAACTGAATTGCTGTACTGCATTACTCCTGGGCCTGAGCTTCCATCTGGAGAACAATCTGCACATTTGGTTATTTCATGGCGAATGAACTTCTTACAAAGCACGATGATGAAAGGTATGATAGAGAATGGAGCTCGACAAGGTCTAAAGGAAGGGTTTGAGCAGTTCACTACTTTACTAACTCAGTCTGTTAAACCAGTTGATTCAAAGGATATTGGTTTAAACAAAGAACAGATTTTGGGATCATTGCAAGCTGAACCCAAGTCAGATTGGAAGTTGGCGTTCCAGTACTTTGCTAATTTTACTGTAGTTTCCACAGTTTTTATGGCCTTGTCTGTAATAGTTCATATCTGGCTAGCTGCTCCTAGTACAATTCAAGGACTAGAGTTTGTTGGGCTTGACTTGCCTGATTCAATTGGCGAATTCATTGTGTGTGGTGTTCTGGTTCTTCAAGGTGAAAGGCTGCTGCAGATAATCTCACGCTTCATGCAGGCCAGAGCTCAAAAGG GAAGTGATCATGGAGTGAAAGCACAAGGGAATGGATGGTTACTAACAGTTGCCTTGATTGAGGGAAGTAATTTAGCAACTGTAGATTCAAGTGGGTACTGTGATCCATATGTGGTGTTCACTTGCAATGGGAAATCTAGAACCAGCTCAATCAAGTTCCAGAAATCTAGTCCCCAGTGGAATG aaatatttgaatttgatgcAATGGAAGAGCCTCCTTCCGTACTGGATATAGAAGTATTTGATTTTGATGGACTTTTTGATGAAGCTACATCCTTGGGACAAGCTGagattaactttttaaaatctaatatatCAGATCTAGCTGATGTGTGGATTCCTCTGCAAGGTAAGCAGGCTCAAGCATGTCAATCTAAACTGCACTTGAGAATTTTCTTGGACAATACAAGAGGTGGACATGTAGTTAAAGAATACTTAAGTAAGATGGAGAAAGAAGTGGGGAAGAAG ATAAATCTTAGGTCTCCTCAAACGAATTCAGCCTTTCAGAAACTCTTTGGCCTTCCACCTGAGGAATTTCTTATCAATGACTTTACCTGTCACCTGAAACGGAAAATGCCTCTTCAG GGCCGCCTGTTTCTGTCAGCTAGAATACTTGGGTTTCATGCCAATATATTTGGGCACAAGACAAAATTCTACTTCCTTTGGGAAGACATTGAGGACATTCAAGTTTCTCCTCCTACTTTGGCATCAATGGGCAGTCCAATTATTGTGATAACTCTCCGTCTAGGAAGAGGACTGGATGCTAGACATGGTGCAAGGACACAAGATCGTGAAGGCAGGCTGAAGTTCAATTTCCAGTCATTTGTATCTTTCAGTGTAGCTCATAG GACAATCATGGCACTGTGGAAAGCCAGGTCCTTGAGTCCAGAGCAGAAAGTGCAAATAGTTGAAGAAGAGTCCAAAACCAAATGCCTCCAAACCGAAGAGAGTGGATCCTTCTTAGGCCTGGAGGATGTTAGCATGTCTGAGATTTATTCAACTACTCTCTCTGTTCCT ATTAGTTCCTTCATAGAGATATTCGGTGGCGGTGAAATGGATCGTAAAGCTATGGAGAGAGCTGGCTGTCTTAATTATTCTTGCAGTCCGTGGGATTCAGAAAGTGCTGATGTATATGAGCGGCAAATATATTTCAGATTCGATAAGCGTGTGtcccgttttagaggagaagtgACTAGTACTCAACAGAAATCCCCACTTCCCGATAAAAAGGGTTGGCTTATCGAAGAAGTAATGACTCTCCATGGAGTTCCACTTGGGGACTATTTTAAC CTTCACCTAAGATACCAAATCGAGGATTTAAAAGCAAAGGGATGTTCGGTGCGAGTGCTTACTGGAATTGCATGGTTGAAAAGCACGAAGCATAGGAAAAGGATTGCCAAAAACATCCTCTCAAACCTAGAAGATCGCTTAAAGGAATTTTTTAGATTGTAG